ttcaaattaaatttattccaATTATAAACAATCTATTTTCATCAGATTATAATCAGTCTATTTTGTTggataattcattattaattattttgctataatattttttcttttagcATCTTGTTATCGTAATTCATTGGACAGAGTTTCATTTTTCCTCTTATTTTTactcatttcttaaaattttttttatctattaatagaAAAATCGTATAGtggtaattaaataatttatttgaaaactaagtATTTTATCACAAGttataataatcattttttttaattaaaaaaaaattaaagtgattttttattatccataatttttcttttactttttataagCCTACctcaatttgttttttaaatctcACTACAACTCTAATTCATGAATCTATCCTTACCATGATAAGATTGGACGGGTTTCATACTAACTAAAATCAACATGTGTTTTAGGAAACTAGTTGATTTTGAAAGattgagataaaaaaattttttaatgagaattgcACTAactttagaagaaaaaaaattaaaagccataaattataaattataacacaAATTGTTAagatgtaattaaataaaaatgcatTATGGACTGAATGAGACcccataaaattataaatacctTATATtaaattcacaaataaattcacaaatgaataaaattgattttgttttgaaaatatttggtAGATATTTTTTCAACATTGTTTTATTGATTTGTTCTATTTTCTCTACTTCAACCCTTATTGTTCATGAGCTCAAATTAGTGTATCTTTAAAGGAATTCACCACAAATTGCATGATTAtcgttgattttttttattgtaagttttatttttgtaaattttatatacaatttgatacctaaatcatcaaaaaaaaaaaaattgattttgtagatgttatcttatattattactaattaattttccatatgtaattccttaaattaatttcttaGAAAAAAAGTTGTTGATTTCTCACTACTATGTTTAGGCAATCTTCTCTTCTGAACTTAATACATTCCCACCATTCAACTGATCACAtgtatacaattttatttttcaagagagtgattataaataaaatcatataacaattttcaaaaaaaattaatgattgaaCAAGATAttcaattaatcaattatttattctGTCCTTGTCATCATGAATAATTGGAcgtcttaaaattaattaacattaagaATCCTCTAATCCATcaattttatatctaattaagTTGTCCTTGTTATCATATATTGGTTGGAAATCATTAATAATCCTTTGATCCATatcatttgtttattttgtccgtataataattaataatcaaatgaaaatttgaGTTTAATTATCGGTTTTGGTCTACCTAACTTAATTAAGATATCTAAGTAAATGATTTATTTgtatacattaataaaaataattactgGATGTTGATGTTAaccttatatttaaattaatcaggACGTCTAACatgtgttaattaattattaaccaaaatacttttttaaaatatttacaacacTACAAAAGCAAATCAATAtctatataaaatgaaaaaaaaaaactctctaAAGTCTAAACTAAgatgatttttttcaaactgAAATCATGAAAAGGAAAAAGGGGAAAAGTAGAAGAATGGAACTCAACAACCTAGTGATAAAATTTCTTCTTAcaaatctttttaataatagtTACGTGATTGTCGATATATTTTGCATATGAATTTCCCCTCCTCGTCGAGATTAAATTCCTCATCGTCACAAGTTTCCCTTGTCTGAGCATGTGTTACTTACATTCTTAAACTTCATCTTCTGAACCGATCgattttttgttttcaattgcaTCAAGAATGATCTCTCTAATAATCTTCATAGTGCAGCGAGCATAGGAATCTCAACAGATATGGAAGTTTATATAAAGTATTAATAATGGAATAAACATTCAATATCATTTTTCACTAAAAACATTTAACTGAAATGAGAAGCAATGCTAATGATATATTGTATTAATATTGAGAATATTAGATatgattaagaaaaaaaatcacattttgaAACATACTATTTGCATTAAGGGAGAACGACCCTTCACAAAAATTTGTACACTCAATCAAATGCAAAAGATAAGCGAAAAAAGAGGGAAGAAATCATTAAGTGTTCTATGAAAGTAAACAAATGTTCGACAAACGCAACGATTATTTGGGGTTTCACAAATGATTCGATAAACAGTAATCGAGAATGTTGTACTTTGCatatcatcattatttttttaggatttgtttattttcataattttatatgtttaaagGTTTTATTAAATGGAGTTGGCCTCCCGactttttattacaaaattcgCGACATTTACTAGTACATGATTTGTGAAATGGTTTCCTCCCTTCTAGATGAAGGATCCATTTTATCTAACCATCGAGCAAGAAAAACTTGAAAGCTCCCTATCAGTTTGGAGCTTGCATTTTTTGGTCTGACCTTTCCAAACCTTTCTTAAACTCTACAACAAACTACACCTTTTTCGACGTAAAAATGACATTTGTCGGCGCAAATAAACGTCGCGTTTATTTTACCGGCGTTTATTTCAGTGTAAAATAGGGTCGACGAAATTTAACGACGCTTAAATAGTGTCGCTTATATTAGTGTCGGTAATAAATTAAGCACGGGTAAActattctattttaaatttttttccaGAAGTTTTAGTgagtgttttaattattttttccatattaatattattattgacaaGAATGTGAGTataaattaagagaaaaaattaaagcAAATCAAACatgatgttgttgatgattTGTCTATTTGGTACTTTGATGGTAACTTATGACCATTTGGGTAGTAACTTGAATATAATGAACTGATTTTTTTACATGATTTGTGATCTccataaaaatatgaattaatgaaaattgttttattctttcaaaagaAAAGTATCCATAAGCCTAAATTGTTCTAAGTTATTGAATAATATTCGCAACTCGACGATATCACTGATTTAATTTTCCATCATGCACCTCAGCTACAAGGGAAGTCTAACTTGCTTTTGTTCTAATGTTTAAGTTACATGATATGAAATGAACTACTATTTATACAATTGGGTTTTATTCGAAATGAAagttctaaataaaaaaattgaatgaatatgattgttgaaatatatAAACTTGTTAATGGATAAGAAATCATAATcaaaagtatatttatatttcccATTTGTTTATCCTCTTTATCTAATTTTGggattaagaatattaaaatagagTGAATTCATGGCCTTCTCCATCTCATtggtttagaaaaaataatataattgctgatattattattcaattcattcAATCATTGAGTATTACAACTCTTGATCAATTAAAGACTAGAGGAATGGAAAAAATGTGTATAAATAGAAAACCTCATGCAAGAGTTGaacacaaacaaaacaaccCAATAATATCAAGTTGAGAATTAAATTATGGTATCAGTTGCAGCCAGTTTCCTACTCACATTCTTGTCAATGCTTCTACTTATGGTTAGGTTTTCAACTCCTTTACCCTAATTCACTACTTATATTATACATATTGTTcttttagttaattattatcTAAACTACAGCTTGCTAGCAGCAGTAATGGAGCAAGAAGAGAGGCTGGGGCAGAACAATATTGGAGAAATGTAAAAGACAACACTATGCCCCAAGCCCTAGAAGGCCTTCTTCCTCGTGGCACCATGTCGGTGCCACCTCTAGTACCTGAAGGGGAAAGAGGAACCGACGATTGTCACACTGAAAAAAGTTATGGCATCTCAGACAAGTTTGAGCCGAGGCCCAATGTATCTGCGTATCCTGGTGACAAAAATGATGAAACACAAAGAAAGAAACAATTTGTTGACGACTTTAATCCGCGTCCAAATGTGTCATCATATCCTGGAGACAAAAAAGAGGAAGCGCAAGGGAAGAAGTCATTTGTTGAGGACTTTGAACCAAGACCAAATGTGTCTTCATATCCCGGAGACAAAAAAGAGGAATGGCAAGGGAAGAAGTCGTTTGTTGAGGACTTTGAACCAAGACCAAACGTGTCTTCATATCCCGGAGACAAAGAAGAGGAAAGGCAAGGGAAGACGTCGTTTGCTGAGGACTTTGAACCAAGACCAAACGTGTCTTCATATCCCGGAGACAAAAAAGATGAATCGCGAGGGAAGAAGTCGTTTGCTGAGGACTTTGAACCAAGACCAAACGTGTCTTCATATCCCGGAGACAAAAGAGCAAAAGCGCAAGGGAATAAGTCATTTGCTGAGGACTTTGAACCAAGACCAAACATTTCTTCATATCCTGACGACAAAATAGAGGAAGCACGAGGGAAGAAGTCATTTGTTGAGGACTTCGAACCAAGACCAAACGTATCATCTTATCCCGGAGACAAAAAAGATAAAGTACAAGCAGAAAATAAATCGTTCTCCAAGGACTTTGAGCCAAGGCCCAATGTTTCTGCCTATCCTGGTGACCAAAAAGATGAAGCACAAAGAAAGAAACAATTTGTCGAAGGCTTTGAACCGCGACCAAATGTGTCAGCCTATCCCGAAGACAAAAAAGATGGAGCACAAAAGAATAAGATGTTTTCTAAGGAATTTGAACCACGTCCTGATGTGACCGCCTATCCTGGTGACAAAGAAGAATCAAACGAGAATAAGTCGACTTGGTTGGTTAAGAGCTTTGAGTCTATAAAGGATATATGATCATAGATAACCtagtaaatatttatcaaacCTATCCATGTATGTGAGACATGTTCTCTTTACCGTCACCTCTTTTACTTTGAATAATGTGTGTGATATTTAATAAGGAGATTGTTATCCTATGTAAAAATCTAgtgtttattgaaaaaaaatgtttgatttgatGATGCATGCATTCCCTTAATATATTTGATGCTTTTTTCttgaaatattcaatttttctttagattcatttaattatgaaaacCATAAATTATCTTATGATAATAAATAACCAACATATgtgttttgaatatatatatatagggtgTTAGGGCAGGCCCAAAGTTTGGGCcttaataagaaaacaaatattagtttttatttaaattgaatgttatattgaaatatagtatttaaattaataaaagtaatctaatctaatttattaaatactttaGCAATAATATTAAGGTTGTATGTTCAACTTTTGTAAAGGCTGCCTAGCTAGCTTGCTCATACTAGGTTGTGGAATCAATAAAACTTTAAACTTAAACAACAATATTTGACATCGTTCCAATATTCAATGACACGCctgtaattttgaaataaattatgatatctTTCTCTCTTTGACAAAATTATGATAagtattgtaaaattttaaattattattgattttaatcattataaataaattatatatatatatatatatatatatatgtaaattaaaattataaaaatttaaacaaaataattatttaaaatattttattattttaaatgaaatatatatctaatatttaaaaaaaaaaatagtgattcATGTTCCTCATTTCTTATGATTGGTCTCTATTTCAAATCCTACAAAAACACacctaatattatataatatattatatttgaacattcattttaaataagttttataacgggtaatatatataatgtaaaatgtttaatgtatatatttaactaagtttaaatattttttatgcatgtttttatttgaaatatttttttacatttatttttatttaaaattgcttattatacattttttagttttaaaatagttaaaatatttcaatcgATACGAAGAATCTAACTCTATGTatgaacaatttttattttatggtcGAAATTTGAATATcttaataactaatttaaaagtatCAATAGTCTTGCTCTAACTAGGTTGTGTTTTACATTCTttgattaaaacttattttgattaataaaatcatttcatcttcaaaatcaaattacatATATTCTCACTGAGGGGATCACCAAAAGTAATGTATAGACGGCCGATTCAAGCATGTTTTTATTACGatgttatattttacatttaataatttctatcataatatttatattttaaatatatatatatatatatatatatatatattctttattgcTTGGAAATGATTTGGGGGCATGCACAACAAACACACAATATCTAAAATATGGAGGAGATGAATGAGTAACAACATCATTATCGTCACATTAGTCTACATCGTTGTCTAGAAATGGAATACATCGCTATTTGAGAATGGAGTTAAAGAAATAATCTtaagattaatataaaatttttgcCCGCCATAGaacttagaaaaataaaaattgaatatattactTATAAAAGGACTTGTGTCTGTTTGAACACGGATCAAtggttttataacattttaaatggtTTTAGATATTTACGCTATAATATAAttgaatcaatttaaaataaaaataaatgcataatgagaaatttaaaataaaaataaatgtataagaaataattttaaacaaaaataaatgtatgagaaacaatttcaaacaaaatcatgtatagaaagatatttaaaacataGTTAAATGTATAGgaagtattataaatattaatcctTTTTATAATTCTTGGATTTACAATATAGTTTTAAGAGTGTATGAATCTGagaatattgttattttatttgtaaaaacaCTCATTgtcacttattattttttttaacagtttattttattgaaaaaaattaaaataaagattatgaAGACAGGACCCAAAAATAACATGAAACCTACACATAACAAATTGTCTTAAGGGGAGATATGTCAAACGTTATCACATAAATTCCGAAACAAACTGGGTGGACCCAAAAGAACAAATTTTAAAGCCAAGATTATACACCTTATAATAAACTAATGGGAGATTACAacattttgacaaattttaaggatacaaataaaagtaaattaaaaaaacaaaaacaaaaaaaaacaagccCAATCCAGAGTTTCATACAGTAACGACCCTTACTTCAAATTAATGCGATTTTagttgaattttaatttaaaatcttttgtatttttagacaaaaacttttttattagattttatatttaataataccATTAATAATATGAGTGAGATGATCAGAATTACGTTTTGATATAACTTTCTTGTGATTCATATTTGCAATAATGTAATAATGTTTCACTATTTGTTATTCTGAATTAATGAAGAGGAATAAtatgtcaaaaaaaataaaataaagagagtAAAGGATTGGATCATCAGTTTGGGCTTAAgcaatctttttttatttcgaCTAGATGATGAACCTagattaaaataagaatttcaaaatccaaacaaaaacttaataaaaaaaattgtttaaatgaTATTTGCTAACACCCgaatgttcttttttttttttacaacttaTGGAATATCTTAATTTGATACAAGAGACGGATTCATTGGTTGATGTGTCCTCAATTTATGTTgattaatttgagatttttttttttttttttattttttagtttaataaaatattaaaaaatcaaattcgtTAAATGAcgtttagaaaataaatttttagtttttgaatTAAATCTAATGAAGAAaacattttagaaaatataattattttgaatttatagatTTGTATCACTCTCCCGAAAGACCTATAACTTAATAGATTGATTggttacattaaaaaattacttAGACTGATAAAAAAACAGTtatattaaacaatttaaataattagaataatttagTTATCATAAAAGAATAAGATAAAGAAAACATTCAAACAAACTCTATagcacatattttttttctttttctttttcttttctaagaTATTccacaaagaaagaaaattatgaaGGCTAATTATGGGCGAGGATTAATCTTAAGAAGATAaccaataatttaattaaataaatactcaaattaaaACACTACCAACAAGTGGAAGACTTCTTTTTGACTATTCTTGAAATTTTTTTCCACACTATCAATATTTTAGAACCACGTGATAAATGTTAGCTTTAATGATAACTTTagaatacataaataaaataaaaaggaacataattggtttaaattttattaaaatattatcattatctCGTACAGTCAATaacaatcatatttttaattcacgcgataacttttat
This is a stretch of genomic DNA from Impatiens glandulifera chromosome 4, dImpGla2.1, whole genome shotgun sequence. It encodes these proteins:
- the LOC124935398 gene encoding uncharacterized protein LOC124935398, with the protein product MVSVAASFLLTFLSMLLLMLASSSNGARREAGAEQYWRNVKDNTMPQALEGLLPRGTMSVPPLVPEGERGTDDCHTEKSYGISDKFEPRPNVSAYPGDKNDETQRKKQFVDDFNPRPNVSSYPGDKKEEAQGKKSFVEDFEPRPNVSSYPGDKKEEWQGKKSFVEDFEPRPNVSSYPGDKEEERQGKTSFAEDFEPRPNVSSYPGDKKDESRGKKSFAEDFEPRPNVSSYPGDKRAKAQGNKSFAEDFEPRPNISSYPDDKIEEARGKKSFVEDFEPRPNVSSYPGDKKDKVQAENKSFSKDFEPRPNVSAYPGDQKDEAQRKKQFVEGFEPRPNVSAYPEDKKDGAQKNKMFSKEFEPRPDVTAYPGDKEESNENKSTWLVKSFESIKDI